In Priestia megaterium NBRC 15308 = ATCC 14581, the following proteins share a genomic window:
- a CDS encoding exonuclease SbcCD subunit D, which produces MRLLHTADWHLGRTLEGRSRLAEQAQFLDELADIVEEEKIDAILMAGDAFDTVNPPAAAEQLFYESMSRLSNNGKRPIIVIAGNHDNPDRLSAASPLAVHQNITLLGLPTTDVESIYIPTSDEMLKVAALPYPSESRLKELLAEENDELALRNSYDARVKGIFDKMSEQFTTDSVNIAMSHIYVAGGSSTDSERPIEVGGAYTVAATSLPANAQYVALGHLHRPQMINRASTFARYSGSPLAYSFSESGYAKSVTILDAKPGKEIEMTEIPLSSGKPLTRWKAKNGLSEVYTWLDEQKDTQAWVDLEVHVEDALSLEEIHRLRKLHPGFIHIRPVFKAEELALETSSQREVPIEELFTKFYSRQTGGGAPDTELVKLFLTLINDEEVSEKEDEK; this is translated from the coding sequence CTGAGCAAGCACAGTTTTTAGATGAACTGGCAGACATTGTGGAAGAAGAAAAGATAGATGCTATTCTTATGGCGGGAGATGCCTTTGATACGGTTAACCCTCCAGCAGCGGCAGAGCAGCTTTTTTACGAAAGTATGTCTAGGTTGAGCAACAATGGAAAACGTCCGATTATTGTTATTGCAGGTAATCATGATAACCCAGATCGGCTGTCGGCGGCTTCTCCATTAGCTGTTCATCAAAATATTACGCTTCTTGGTTTGCCTACTACCGATGTAGAGAGCATTTACATTCCTACATCAGATGAAATGTTAAAGGTTGCGGCTCTTCCTTACCCATCTGAATCAAGGTTAAAGGAACTGTTAGCAGAAGAAAATGATGAGCTGGCTCTTCGAAACTCATATGATGCCAGAGTAAAAGGTATTTTCGACAAAATGAGTGAGCAGTTCACCACAGATAGCGTTAATATTGCCATGAGTCATATTTACGTAGCAGGCGGAAGTTCAACGGACTCAGAACGTCCAATTGAAGTAGGAGGAGCTTATACGGTGGCGGCAACTAGTTTACCTGCTAATGCTCAATATGTAGCATTAGGACATTTGCATCGCCCGCAAATGATCAATCGCGCCAGCACCTTTGCAAGATATTCCGGTTCACCTCTTGCCTATAGTTTTTCAGAGTCAGGCTATGCAAAGTCCGTTACCATTTTAGATGCTAAGCCAGGAAAAGAGATCGAGATGACTGAAATTCCATTATCCAGCGGAAAGCCTTTGACACGTTGGAAAGCGAAAAACGGATTGTCAGAAGTATATACGTGGCTTGATGAGCAAAAAGATACGCAGGCATGGGTTGATTTAGAAGTTCACGTAGAAGATGCACTTTCACTAGAAGAAATCCATCGCCTTCGCAAGCTTCATCCAGGCTTTATTCATATCCGTCCGGTATTCAAAGCAGAAGAACTAGCGCTTGAAACAAGTTCACAGCGCGAAGTGCCGATCGAAGAACTGTTTACAAAGTTCTACAGCAGGCAAACCGGCGGAGGGGCACCTGATACTGAATTAGTCAAACTGTTTTTAACCTTGATTAACGATGAAGAAGTATCGGAAAAGGAGGATGAAAAATGA
- a CDS encoding SbcC/MukB-like Walker B domain-containing protein yields the protein MKPINLTVSGLHSFREKQTVDFEALCSGGVFGIFGPTGSGKSSILDAITLALYGKVERAANNTQGILNHGENELKVSFTFELENASHKKRYTVERSFKRTDELRVKSASSRLIEIEDETYVLADKTNDVNQQVQELLGLTIDDFTRAVVLPQGKFAEFLSLKGTERRQMLQRLFNLEQYGDQLSKKIRYQVQQLKTDLDKITAEQTGLGEASTEKVTEAEQLVSDSIILLEKREKEASDLQERYDQQASLWKAQQEKALIEEKLVHASKQEEEIRQKQDVVTKAQQAERLFPYLETFEQAEKQQKLYEDKVEKLKAQIVQKSEEYKRSNNLYEQARLQKNEQQPKLVVQKEQLQQASDLQKQIKEGQQEIKEAEVSLQQKQQALQAKNDELMEADKRYQQGLTLQKELKEALTKVEIQPDYRQAVQQAFYRYQVWNNDKKNLDEGQKTYKEKAEQLKHLHTQKQTHQERYQQTIEQSKGLFADIQGLYHTVCEREKEFQQLFQQADRLMSDLKRRKEKEWSRRLAHQLAEQLTQGEPCPVCGSENHPNPVLHQQEDDITTESADQFEDQVNQLREQRFSYSSLKMQLEQLAKPLVEKIPELAEFMNEAGEVPALGEMDTDAFGHYAKKIEVEIKSLEQDYLQVSEKQQAILGQIQKVQQSLEKIELELAHYQKEQAELEGKVNQQKQVLQAGKEAFQQDYPSFVFKEMEKINERLTEREKEEQTIKARIEKSSVFFENQQKKIERLKEEKYAGEKEFTELKAMLSHKQSLVHSQIERLRTLTDQEDIEQALQKTLLLLAELETNEQQAYQHWQTVQKAYQTLQMDEKAASESLETAYMQYKKAAEKWEEAVGNSLFSEGKEVQQALLSHDEMKLLDETVQAYWDNIKQMKSSIEQLNIQLNHRSIEEHQFEETQQLLHDIKAAVKEAVQLKGAAEQTLKSVKERHERFLVLEQDREEKQALFEQYQKLQTVFKGNAFVEYIAEEQLMSVSRDASERLGILTRQRYAIEVDSQGGFIMRDDANGGVKRPVSTLSGGETFLTSLALALSLSAQIQLRGEYPLQFFFLDEGFGTLDGELLDTVVTALEKLQSNNLSIGVISHVQELRARLPKRLIVEPSEPSGKGTSVRVETL from the coding sequence ATGAAACCTATTAACTTGACCGTTTCGGGGCTTCACAGTTTTAGAGAAAAACAAACTGTCGATTTTGAAGCGCTGTGTTCAGGCGGTGTGTTTGGAATATTTGGTCCTACAGGAAGCGGGAAATCCTCCATTTTGGATGCCATTACACTAGCTTTATATGGAAAAGTAGAGCGTGCAGCCAATAATACACAAGGAATTTTAAATCACGGGGAAAATGAACTGAAAGTATCGTTTACGTTCGAGCTGGAAAACGCTAGTCATAAAAAACGCTATACTGTTGAACGAAGCTTTAAACGGACTGATGAGCTTCGTGTAAAATCAGCTTCAAGTCGATTGATTGAAATCGAAGATGAAACGTACGTATTAGCAGATAAAACAAATGATGTAAACCAGCAGGTACAGGAGCTTCTTGGTTTAACAATTGATGATTTTACAAGAGCTGTTGTATTACCGCAAGGAAAATTTGCGGAGTTTTTATCGTTAAAAGGAACGGAGCGTCGTCAAATGCTTCAGCGTCTTTTTAATCTCGAGCAGTACGGAGATCAGCTTAGTAAGAAAATACGCTATCAAGTTCAGCAGCTAAAGACAGACCTAGATAAAATCACGGCAGAACAAACGGGATTAGGTGAGGCTTCAACAGAGAAAGTAACGGAAGCGGAGCAGCTTGTAAGTGATAGCATTATACTTTTGGAAAAACGAGAAAAAGAAGCGTCTGATTTGCAGGAAAGATACGATCAGCAGGCGTCTCTTTGGAAAGCGCAGCAGGAAAAAGCACTGATAGAAGAAAAACTAGTACATGCTTCTAAGCAGGAAGAGGAGATTAGACAAAAGCAAGATGTGGTGACGAAAGCTCAGCAGGCAGAACGTCTTTTTCCCTATTTAGAAACATTTGAACAAGCTGAAAAGCAGCAGAAGCTTTACGAAGATAAAGTAGAAAAATTAAAAGCACAAATTGTTCAAAAAAGTGAGGAATATAAGCGATCAAATAATTTATATGAGCAGGCTCGCTTACAAAAAAATGAACAGCAGCCCAAATTAGTTGTTCAAAAAGAACAGCTTCAACAAGCTTCTGATCTTCAAAAACAAATTAAAGAAGGACAGCAAGAAATAAAAGAAGCGGAAGTTTCTCTTCAGCAAAAGCAGCAGGCACTTCAAGCGAAAAATGATGAATTAATGGAAGCAGATAAGCGGTATCAGCAAGGCTTGACTCTTCAAAAAGAGTTAAAAGAAGCATTAACAAAAGTGGAAATTCAACCTGATTATCGGCAGGCTGTTCAGCAAGCATTTTATCGTTATCAAGTATGGAATAACGATAAAAAAAATCTAGATGAAGGTCAAAAAACGTATAAAGAAAAAGCCGAACAGCTTAAGCATTTGCACACACAAAAACAAACACACCAAGAGAGATATCAGCAAACAATAGAACAAAGTAAAGGGTTATTTGCAGATATTCAAGGCTTGTATCACACCGTATGTGAGCGTGAAAAAGAGTTTCAGCAGCTTTTTCAACAAGCAGATCGTTTAATGAGCGATCTAAAAAGACGCAAAGAAAAAGAATGGTCACGCCGCCTGGCTCATCAATTAGCTGAGCAGCTGACCCAAGGTGAGCCTTGTCCAGTTTGTGGCTCTGAGAATCACCCTAACCCCGTATTACACCAACAAGAAGATGACATCACAACTGAATCAGCGGATCAGTTCGAAGATCAAGTTAATCAATTGCGTGAACAGCGATTTAGCTATTCGTCGCTCAAAATGCAGCTTGAACAGCTAGCTAAACCTCTTGTTGAAAAAATACCTGAGTTAGCTGAGTTTATGAACGAAGCTGGCGAAGTTCCTGCTTTAGGAGAAATGGATACAGATGCCTTTGGGCATTATGCTAAGAAAATAGAAGTTGAAATCAAATCTCTTGAGCAGGATTATTTGCAGGTAAGTGAAAAACAGCAAGCAATTCTCGGGCAGATACAAAAGGTCCAGCAAAGTCTTGAAAAGATTGAATTAGAGCTTGCTCATTATCAAAAAGAACAAGCTGAATTAGAAGGAAAAGTAAATCAGCAAAAACAGGTGCTACAAGCAGGAAAAGAAGCTTTTCAACAAGACTATCCTTCCTTTGTATTTAAAGAGATGGAAAAAATTAATGAAAGGCTGACTGAAAGAGAAAAAGAAGAGCAGACAATAAAGGCTCGAATTGAAAAAAGCAGCGTATTTTTTGAAAATCAGCAAAAGAAAATCGAACGTCTAAAAGAAGAGAAATATGCGGGCGAAAAAGAATTTACAGAATTAAAAGCAATGCTGTCTCATAAACAATCTCTTGTTCACTCGCAAATTGAACGCTTGCGTACGCTTACAGATCAAGAAGATATTGAACAGGCGTTGCAAAAAACACTTCTTTTACTTGCGGAGTTAGAGACGAATGAACAGCAGGCATATCAACATTGGCAGACTGTTCAAAAAGCGTATCAAACGCTGCAAATGGATGAAAAAGCAGCGAGCGAATCTCTAGAAACAGCTTATATGCAGTATAAAAAAGCAGCTGAAAAATGGGAAGAAGCGGTAGGGAATTCTTTATTCAGCGAAGGAAAAGAAGTTCAGCAAGCTTTGTTATCACATGATGAGATGAAATTGTTGGATGAAACTGTTCAGGCTTATTGGGACAATATAAAACAGATGAAGTCATCAATTGAACAGTTAAATATTCAGCTGAATCACCGGTCCATAGAAGAGCACCAATTTGAAGAAACTCAGCAGCTGCTTCATGATATAAAAGCGGCTGTGAAAGAAGCGGTTCAGCTCAAGGGAGCAGCTGAGCAAACGTTAAAAAGCGTCAAAGAACGGCATGAGCGATTTTTAGTGCTTGAACAGGACCGTGAAGAAAAACAAGCGTTATTTGAACAGTATCAAAAGCTTCAAACAGTATTTAAAGGAAATGCTTTCGTGGAATATATTGCTGAAGAACAGCTGATGTCCGTTAGCCGAGATGCTTCAGAGCGTCTGGGTATATTAACACGTCAGCGCTATGCGATTGAAGTTGATTCCCAAGGCGGCTTTATTATGAGAGATGATGCAAATGGAGGAGTAAAACGTCCGGTTTCAACTTTATCTGGTGGAGAGACGTTTTTAACTTCCCTGGCTTTGGCCCTTTCATTATCTGCACAAATTCAGCTAAGAGGAGAGTATCCGCTGCAGTTTTTCTTTTTAGATGAAGGATTTGGAACGCTTGATGGAGAGCTTCTTGATACCGTGGTAACAGCGCTTGAAAAACTTCAGTCCAATAATTTATCAATTGGAGTCATCAGTCACGTGCAAGAACTTCGCGCTCGTCTGCCAAAACGTTTGATTGTTGAGCCGTCCGAGCCTTCTGGCAAAGGAACTAGTGTAAGAGTAGAAACTTTATAG
- a CDS encoding HNH endonuclease yields the protein MKKKDRRIGTCELCGRQDVLTTVHHLTPKEMGGAFEPTANLCIPCHKQIHALYTNDELAIRLNTISLLQADSKISSFIKWIRKQPSSKLPKTKKSNSRKSK from the coding sequence ATGAAGAAAAAAGACAGGCGGATAGGAACATGCGAATTATGCGGAAGGCAGGATGTCTTGACGACCGTACATCATTTAACGCCAAAGGAAATGGGCGGAGCATTTGAACCAACAGCAAACTTATGTATTCCGTGTCATAAACAAATTCATGCGTTATACACAAATGATGAATTAGCCATTCGTCTTAATACGATTTCTTTATTACAAGCTGATTCTAAAATTAGCTCTTTTATTAAATGGATTCGTAAACAGCCTTCTTCTAAATTACCTAAAACTAAGAAATCAAACAGCCGAAAATCCAAGTGA
- a CDS encoding spore germination protein, producing MPAIIGPVSIMSVGGGVVTFGDTFYVSPKSAAKTASGSGSLNTGNFVNTNNGISGTNTLDPDLFDQNIAANA from the coding sequence ATGCCAGCAATAATTGGACCCGTTAGTATCATGAGCGTCGGAGGCGGTGTCGTAACGTTTGGAGATACGTTTTATGTTTCTCCAAAAAGTGCCGCTAAAACAGCGTCAGGCTCTGGTTCTTTAAATACAGGTAACTTTGTTAATACTAATAACGGCATTTCAGGAACAAATACGTTAGATCCAGATTTATTCGATCAAAATATAGCAGCAAATGCTTAA